Proteins encoded together in one Papio anubis isolate 15944 chromosome 3, Panubis1.0, whole genome shotgun sequence window:
- the SMIM20 gene encoding small integral membrane protein 20, whose amino-acid sequence GPASESTPSSLPASPLLLVPPPRPGSESLSASSQRGHGPAVGSQVSESAGRSAGQGSPGRNAMSRNLRTALIFGGFVSLIGAAFYPIYFRPLMRLEDYKREQAINRAGIVQEDVQPPGLKVWSDPFGRK is encoded by the exons GGCCCCGCCTCTGAGTCCACCCCTTCCTCGCTCCCCGCTTCGCCCCTCCTCCTCGTCCCTCCCCCAAGGCCCGGAAGCGAAAGCCTCTCAGCCTCTTCCCAGCGGGGTCACGGGCCGGCTGTCGGTAGCCAGGTTTCCGAGAGTGCGGGGCGGTCGGCGGGTCAGGGCAGCCCGGGGCGCAACGCCATGTCCCGGAACCTGCGCACCGCGCTCATTTTCGGCGGCTTCGTCTCCCTGATCGGCGCCGCCTTCTATCCCATCTACTTCCGACCCCTAATGAGATTGGAAGACTACA AGAGGGAGCAAGCCATAAATCGGGCTGGAATTGTTCAAGAGGATGTGCAGCCACCag GGTTAAAAGTGTGGTCTGATCCATTTGGCAGGAAATGA